In Leucoraja erinacea ecotype New England chromosome 15, Leri_hhj_1, whole genome shotgun sequence, the following proteins share a genomic window:
- the LOC129704108 gene encoding uncharacterized protein LOC129704108 — MYPAPMPYGPVTPWRVTVPAETFMLPPIQMHNFSSRPLTLVMVDPTLDHEGPGKHTEYHHFYRTPYISPYWYPPLPPVLPPANPTSYQYPSYYPYTRYVPPAAGAWPEGASLRGDLHWGKMGQIYGPSRELPELLQNDLRRVYGTYPKTYVTISYQNGEYLVKAEPKVGEQKYKVEKKVIRRPLTPSDDEIEVVVEKPKRKSRR, encoded by the coding sequence ATGTACCCAGCCCCCATGCCCTATGGACCTGTGACACCGTGGAGGGTCACGGTGCCCGCTGAGACCTTTATGCTGCCTCCCATCCAGATGCACAACTTTTCCAGTCGACCGCTCACCTTGGTCATGGTGGACCCCACCTTGGACCATGAAGGTCCAGGGAAACATACGGAGTACCACCATTTTTACAGGACTCCTTACATCTCCCCATACTGGTACCCACCACTACCACCAGTGCTGCCACCTGCAAACCCGACCTCCTACCAGTACCCATCATACTACCCGTACACGAGGTATGTCCCTCCCGCCGCGGGCGCCTGGCCCGAAGGTGCCTCCCTGAGGGGCGATTTACACTGGGGTAAGATGGGACAGATTTACGGCCCCAGTAGGGAGCTCCCCGAACTCCTACAGAATGACCTACGGCGCGTCTACGGCACCTACCCCAAGACCTACGTCACCATCTCTTACCAGAACGGAGAGTACCTGGTCAAAGCAGAGCCCAAAGTCGGGGAGCAGAAGTACAAGGTGGAAAAGAAGGTCATCAGGAGGCCGCTCACCCCCAGCGACGACGAGAtcgaggtggtggtggagaagcCGAAAAGGAAGTCCAGACGCTAA